The Spirosoma foliorum genome has a window encoding:
- a CDS encoding ATP-binding protein, which translates to MNLVETLRQFPAFDGVPDEQLQWVIGRSEEVTIPAETIIYKANDPVDYLSLLLEGRIRIDTGTNSSGDEILTYDAHAILGVLPFSRMKSIPNRMVTEKETRLLRLHRNQLPDLIHACYELTEALVHQMTTRVRDFTKLTQQNEKMASLGRLSAGLAHELNNPVAAVVRSADTLKTHMRATPEAFKTIMHLNLTDEQVDSVNTVFFGKLDQCLAKGAGSPMTLLERSNLEDDLTDWLDDHGVDDSMDLAGPLVEYCFTVEDLDWILEKIGDKNLLGVVTWLVNNLVTEKLVLDISEASKRISTLVNSIKNYTHMDRGTGKERIQLAEGIRNTLTLLDHKVRSKHINLTLNLPSDLPDVCGWPGELNQVWTNLIDNAVDALPDGGTLEISSQPDGSDFVLTKVIDNGSGIPGDIQDKIFEPFFTTKGIGKGTGLGLDIVQGIVKHHNGSVKVQSKPGRTEFSVCLPTQ; encoded by the coding sequence ATGAATTTAGTAGAAACCCTGCGTCAGTTTCCCGCTTTCGATGGTGTGCCTGATGAACAGCTTCAGTGGGTCATTGGCCGCTCTGAAGAGGTTACCATTCCTGCCGAAACGATCATTTATAAAGCGAATGACCCCGTCGATTATCTATCGCTATTGTTGGAAGGCCGCATCCGGATTGATACAGGCACCAACAGCTCAGGTGATGAAATTCTGACCTACGATGCCCATGCCATTTTGGGTGTGCTACCCTTTTCGCGGATGAAAAGCATTCCGAATCGGATGGTGACCGAAAAGGAAACCCGCTTACTTCGGCTCCACCGCAACCAACTGCCCGACCTGATTCATGCCTGCTATGAACTGACCGAAGCTCTAGTTCATCAGATGACTACCCGCGTTCGGGATTTTACGAAGTTGACGCAGCAGAATGAAAAAATGGCATCGCTTGGGCGCTTGTCGGCAGGGTTGGCGCACGAACTGAATAATCCTGTGGCTGCCGTCGTGCGTTCCGCCGATACACTGAAAACGCATATGCGAGCCACCCCCGAAGCCTTCAAAACCATCATGCATCTCAACCTGACCGACGAGCAGGTGGATTCGGTCAACACGGTATTTTTCGGGAAATTAGATCAATGTCTGGCCAAAGGGGCTGGTTCGCCCATGACGTTGCTGGAGCGGAGTAATCTCGAAGATGATCTGACCGACTGGCTCGACGATCATGGGGTAGATGACTCGATGGATTTAGCTGGTCCCTTAGTCGAATACTGCTTTACCGTCGAGGACCTGGACTGGATTCTGGAAAAAATTGGCGATAAGAATTTGCTGGGTGTAGTCACCTGGCTGGTTAATAATCTGGTGACCGAGAAATTAGTGCTGGATATTAGTGAGGCTTCTAAACGAATCTCGACGCTGGTCAACTCCATTAAAAACTATACCCACATGGACCGGGGAACCGGGAAAGAACGCATCCAATTGGCAGAAGGCATTCGGAATACGCTTACTTTGCTGGATCATAAAGTCAGAAGTAAACACATTAACCTGACACTGAACTTGCCCAGTGATTTGCCCGACGTTTGTGGCTGGCCGGGTGAATTGAATCAGGTCTGGACGAACCTAATCGACAATGCCGTTGATGCGCTGCCCGATGGTGGAACGCTTGAAATCAGCAGCCAACCCGACGGTTCAGACTTTGTATTGACTAAGGTAATTGATAATGGTTCGGGTATTCCGGGCGATATTCAGGACAAAATATTTGAACCGTTTTTTACAACAAAAGGAATTGGTAAAGGCACGGGCCTCGGTCTGGATATTGTTCAGGGCATTGTGAAACACCACAATGGTTCTGTCAAAGTCCAGTCAAAGCCAGGCCGAACGGAGTTTAGTGTTTGTTTACCGACTCAATGA
- a CDS encoding SDR family NAD(P)-dependent oxidoreductase translates to MIKDLLNLSDKNALVTGSSQGIGQAIALALAEFGANVIVHNRSGNEEAQNVANHIRQLGRKSAVIGVDLAEEDAIEKLYTQAAKALGAIDILVINASVQVPDQWQETTPDDFDKQVNANWKSTLLMIQRFSPGMTKRGWGRILTIGSVQELKPHPAMIVYAGTKAAVANMVRNLALQLADKGVTVNNLSPGVIETPRIGEPTPPIPEHISDRMSIPVGSAGQPEDIAGMATLLCSDAGRYVTGQTIFVDGGMSL, encoded by the coding sequence ATGATTAAAGACTTACTCAACCTCTCCGATAAAAACGCACTTGTCACAGGTTCCAGTCAGGGGATTGGTCAGGCCATTGCGCTGGCGCTGGCTGAATTTGGGGCAAACGTCATTGTTCATAATCGGAGTGGCAACGAAGAGGCCCAAAACGTGGCCAACCACATTCGACAACTTGGTCGTAAAAGTGCCGTGATCGGCGTCGATCTCGCAGAAGAGGATGCCATTGAGAAACTATACACACAGGCCGCTAAGGCACTGGGAGCTATTGATATTCTGGTGATTAACGCATCCGTACAAGTCCCGGATCAATGGCAGGAAACCACACCCGACGATTTCGATAAACAGGTAAACGCCAACTGGAAGTCGACATTGTTGATGATTCAACGATTTTCACCCGGTATGACCAAGCGTGGCTGGGGCCGAATTCTAACCATCGGGAGTGTGCAGGAATTGAAGCCTCACCCTGCCATGATCGTGTATGCGGGCACCAAAGCAGCCGTTGCCAACATGGTTCGGAATCTGGCGTTACAACTCGCCGATAAAGGAGTTACGGTTAATAATCTCTCACCCGGCGTTATCGAGACACCGCGCATCGGTGAGCCAACTCCCCCCATTCCCGAGCACATAAGCGACCGCATGAGCATTCCGGTTGGCTCCGCAGGTCAACCCGAAGACATTGCCGGTATGGCCACGCTCCTCTGCTCCGACGCAGGCCGATACGTTACGGGGCAAACAATTTTTGTCGATGGCGGTATGAGTTTGTAA
- the egtD gene encoding L-histidine N(alpha)-methyltransferase, with the protein MPSALADEVRTGLQKTPKRLSSRFFYDAEGSRLFQEIMHAPEYYLTRSEYEILDTYKADLLRQFATDNRPFELVELGAGDGLKTKILLGFFADKNADFTYAPVDISVDALDELVIDLRQKWPDLRLNPRHDDYFNALEQLSEESDARRVVLFLGSNIGNFAPEDAIDFYQQLHDHLQPGDLVLTGFDLQKHPAVIHAAYNDKQGITRAFNLNLLRRINRELDANFDLSAFDHYEVYNPETGEARSYLVSQKAQTVQIGALDMTVPFDYGEIIHTEISRKFTRAQIENLAQQTGFSVTGWFTDCKGYFADVVFER; encoded by the coding sequence ATGCCCTCCGCCCTTGCCGATGAAGTGCGGACGGGTTTGCAGAAAACACCCAAGCGATTATCGTCTCGGTTTTTCTATGATGCCGAGGGGAGCCGACTGTTTCAGGAAATTATGCATGCGCCGGAATATTACCTGACCCGCTCAGAGTACGAAATTCTGGATACATATAAAGCTGATTTACTTCGCCAATTTGCAACTGATAACCGCCCATTTGAACTGGTTGAACTGGGTGCGGGCGACGGCCTGAAAACGAAAATTCTACTCGGATTCTTTGCCGATAAAAACGCCGACTTTACCTATGCGCCGGTCGATATTTCGGTTGATGCACTGGATGAATTAGTGATTGACCTTCGTCAGAAATGGCCTGATCTTCGGCTTAATCCCCGGCACGATGACTATTTCAACGCCCTCGAGCAACTGTCGGAAGAATCAGACGCTCGGCGGGTTGTTTTATTTCTAGGCTCGAACATCGGCAACTTCGCACCTGAAGATGCAATTGATTTTTATCAGCAACTTCACGACCATCTCCAACCCGGCGATTTGGTACTGACGGGCTTTGATCTACAGAAACATCCGGCTGTGATTCATGCTGCTTACAATGATAAGCAGGGGATAACACGAGCTTTCAATCTAAATCTGCTCCGACGAATCAATCGTGAGCTGGATGCTAATTTCGATTTGAGTGCTTTTGATCATTACGAAGTATACAATCCCGAAACAGGCGAAGCGCGCTCGTATCTGGTGAGCCAGAAAGCGCAAACTGTTCAAATTGGCGCATTAGACATGACCGTGCCGTTCGACTACGGTGAAATCATTCATACCGAGATTTCCCGGAAATTTACGCGGGCGCAGATTGAAAACTTAGCCCAGCAAACGGGTTTTTCGGTGACGGGCTGGTTTACCGACTGCAAAGGGTACTTTGCGGACGTTGTGTTTGAACGATAG
- a CDS encoding transposase, whose amino-acid sequence MNTYNPAIHHRRSIRLKGYDYSQAGLYFITICCQDRACLLGEIKNGELQLNDAGKMVEAQWLVLPTRFTHIDLHEFVVMPNHFHGILQITDVGAPLVVAQKHEEGNAEDMEGQPQGIAPTIAPTIASASTPTPERKTVGDMMDAFKSITTVEYIRGVKGMGWMPFNGKVWQRNYYEHIIRNEEAYQNISGYIRDNPSRWDNDKFYR is encoded by the coding sequence CATTCACCATCGGCGGTCTATTCGATTAAAAGGTTATGATTATTCACAAGCGGGATTGTATTTCATAACCATCTGTTGTCAGGATAGAGCATGCTTATTGGGCGAAATAAAAAACGGCGAGTTGCAGCTAAATGACGCGGGTAAAATGGTGGAGGCTCAGTGGCTGGTCCTGCCAACCCGATTTACCCATATTGATTTGCATGAGTTTGTGGTTATGCCGAATCATTTTCATGGCATATTACAAATTACGGATGTAGGGGCGCCCCTTGTGGTCGCCCAAAAACACGAAGAAGGAAATGCGGAAGATATGGAAGGGCAACCACAAGGGATTGCCCCAACGATTGCCCCAACGATTGCCTCAGCGAGTACTCCAACTCCAGAGCGAAAAACGGTTGGTGATATGATGGATGCTTTCAAATCGATTACAACAGTTGAATACATTCGGGGTGTAAAAGGGATGGGCTGGATGCCTTTTAACGGTAAAGTGTGGCAGCGGAACTACTACGAGCACATTATACGAAATGAAGAGGCTTACCAAAACATTTCGGGTTATATTAGAGACAATCCGTCAAGATGGGATAATGATAAGTTTTATAGATAA
- a CDS encoding iron chaperone has translation MTTNTPTNIDAYIADFPEATQVLLQQVRQTLKQAAPEAEEAISYGLPTLKLNGNLVHFGAFKNHIGFYPAPRALEEFKEELAGYKGAKGSVQFPLDQPLPLELITRITKYRINQNQAKVAAKGKKNV, from the coding sequence ATGACAACAAATACCCCAACCAATATCGACGCCTACATCGCTGATTTCCCGGAAGCGACTCAGGTGCTTTTACAACAAGTTAGGCAGACGCTTAAACAGGCTGCACCAGAGGCTGAAGAAGCAATCAGCTATGGACTTCCTACCTTAAAACTGAACGGGAACCTGGTTCATTTCGGCGCGTTTAAAAACCATATTGGCTTCTATCCAGCGCCAAGAGCTTTAGAAGAGTTTAAGGAAGAGTTAGCTGGGTATAAAGGCGCAAAAGGGTCGGTTCAATTTCCGCTTGATCAACCACTTCCGTTAGAACTGATCACCCGAATTACGAAGTATCGGATTAATCAAAACCAGGCTAAAGTAGCGGCAAAAGGCAAAAAGAACGTGTAG
- a CDS encoding FAD-dependent oxidoreductase yields MKLPIIFAIDDDPQVLQAIQQDLRKKYRKQYRIIATSSVREALDSLPEFKKKGEEVALFLSDQRMPELTGVEFLMQARKIFPNAKRTLLTAYSDTDAAVRAINEVQLDYYIAKPWDPPEEKLYPVLDDLLGDWQSDYRPAFEGLKLIGYQFSSQSHDLKDFLAGNLFPYQWLDIENDPQAQELLDLHDKNRNDLPAVVLEDGTVLARPTIAELGGKLGLQPKATQSLYDLAIIGAGPAGLAAAVYGGSEGLRTILVDKRAPGGQAGTSSRIENYLGFPNGLSGADLTRRAIAQAQRFGVEFLAPQEVVSIQSQGQYKHIKMADDSEVVARAIVLSTGVSYHKLENESLDKFTGAGVYYGAATTEAYAFKGKPVYVVGGGNSAGQGAMYLSRTASKVFICVRRPDLSETMSQYLIDQIGRTPNITVLGCTEIVEGLGNDLLECLVLENMDSHERRTVKAAGLFIFIGTKPLTDWIEMNIIKDPKGFIATGRDLARYADFKQVWKHDREPYLLETCSAGIFAAGDVRAGAMNRVASAVGEGAMAVSFVHKYLAEN; encoded by the coding sequence ATGAAACTACCCATCATTTTTGCCATTGACGACGATCCACAGGTATTACAGGCGATCCAGCAGGATTTGCGAAAAAAATACCGCAAGCAATACCGTATTATAGCCACCAGCTCCGTTCGCGAAGCGCTTGATTCCTTGCCCGAATTCAAGAAGAAAGGGGAGGAAGTGGCCCTGTTCCTGTCTGACCAGCGTATGCCTGAATTGACGGGTGTCGAGTTTCTGATGCAGGCCCGCAAGATTTTTCCGAATGCCAAACGGACCTTGCTCACGGCTTATTCGGACACCGATGCGGCTGTTCGGGCTATCAATGAAGTTCAACTGGATTACTACATTGCCAAACCCTGGGACCCACCCGAAGAAAAACTTTATCCGGTTCTGGATGATCTGCTCGGCGACTGGCAGTCAGACTACCGGCCTGCTTTTGAAGGCTTAAAACTGATAGGGTATCAATTCTCGTCACAGTCGCATGATTTAAAGGATTTTCTGGCGGGCAACCTATTCCCCTATCAGTGGCTCGATATTGAAAATGACCCTCAGGCGCAGGAGCTACTTGATTTGCACGACAAAAATCGGAATGATTTACCCGCTGTCGTACTGGAAGATGGAACCGTCCTGGCACGACCTACGATTGCTGAGTTGGGTGGTAAGCTAGGTTTACAACCTAAAGCAACGCAAAGTCTTTACGATCTGGCGATTATTGGAGCTGGGCCTGCTGGACTGGCCGCTGCGGTATATGGTGGCTCCGAAGGATTGAGAACCATTCTGGTCGATAAACGAGCCCCTGGTGGACAGGCAGGTACGAGCTCGCGAATTGAAAATTACCTCGGCTTCCCCAATGGACTGAGTGGCGCTGATTTGACCCGTCGGGCTATTGCGCAGGCGCAACGCTTTGGCGTCGAATTTCTGGCTCCTCAGGAAGTTGTCTCCATTCAATCGCAGGGGCAATACAAACACATTAAAATGGCCGATGATAGTGAGGTGGTAGCACGGGCTATTGTGCTAAGCACAGGGGTATCGTACCATAAATTAGAGAACGAAAGCCTCGACAAATTTACCGGAGCTGGCGTTTACTATGGGGCAGCTACCACCGAAGCATATGCTTTCAAAGGAAAGCCGGTTTATGTAGTTGGCGGTGGTAATTCGGCGGGGCAAGGGGCTATGTATTTGTCGAGAACGGCATCGAAAGTATTCATCTGCGTCCGTCGCCCTGACTTGTCCGAAACCATGTCGCAATACCTTATTGACCAGATCGGCCGAACGCCAAATATTACTGTCTTGGGTTGTACCGAAATTGTTGAGGGGTTAGGTAATGACCTCCTGGAATGCCTGGTGCTGGAAAATATGGATTCGCACGAACGTCGGACCGTGAAAGCTGCCGGGCTGTTTATCTTCATCGGCACAAAACCCCTGACCGACTGGATCGAAATGAATATCATCAAAGATCCCAAAGGATTCATCGCGACTGGGCGCGATCTGGCTCGTTACGCCGACTTCAAGCAAGTATGGAAGCATGACCGGGAGCCGTACCTACTCGAAACATGCAGCGCAGGCATTTTTGCCGCTGGCGATGTGCGAGCTGGAGCCATGAACCGGGTTGCCTCGGCCGTAGGTGAAGGCGCTATGGCCGTGAGCTTTGTTCATAAATACCTGGCCGAAAACTGA
- the egtB gene encoding ergothioneine biosynthesis protein EgtB — MIAEQTLTDQYFRVRAHSETICQGLETEDYVVQPIVDVSPPKWHLGHTTWFWETFVLVPNAPDYRPFHDDFSYVFNSYYETVGKRVLRTDRGNLSRPTVEGVYMYRDYVDEHMSRFLNKAELSPELHALIELGLNHEQQHQELLITDIKYILGHNPLLPIIKMPIVEHLRQAINPPVSIKEGIYLIGHPSTSQSFYFDNELGQHKVYLNDTTLYGNLVTNGEYLEFIEAGGYTDFRHWLSDGWAWVQANAIKAPLYWHQIDGEWWNYTFDGLTPIDLAVPVCHVSQYEADAYARWKGTRLPTEFEWEVAAVDSSAVGSGTVQTTSRQLNWGTRWEWTNSAYLPYPGFITAAGAVGEYNGKFMSGQIVLRGASVATPEGHSRPTYRNFFQPDKRWQYTGIRLVERA, encoded by the coding sequence ATGATTGCCGAACAAACACTTACTGACCAATATTTTCGGGTAAGAGCTCACTCCGAAACAATTTGTCAGGGGCTTGAAACCGAAGATTATGTAGTGCAACCCATTGTTGATGTTAGTCCGCCTAAATGGCATTTGGGGCACACAACCTGGTTCTGGGAAACCTTCGTTTTAGTCCCTAACGCACCAGATTATCGACCCTTCCACGACGATTTTAGTTACGTATTTAATAGTTACTACGAGACAGTTGGTAAGCGTGTGCTGCGAACAGATCGTGGGAATCTGAGTCGCCCAACTGTGGAAGGCGTATACATGTACCGTGATTATGTGGATGAGCACATGAGCCGGTTCTTGAATAAGGCAGAGTTATCGCCTGAACTTCACGCGCTTATTGAATTAGGCCTGAATCATGAGCAACAACACCAGGAATTGCTTATTACCGATATCAAGTACATTCTGGGTCACAATCCACTATTGCCGATTATTAAGATGCCTATCGTTGAGCATCTGCGACAGGCAATAAATCCGCCCGTTTCAATAAAGGAGGGCATCTATTTAATTGGACATCCGTCTACCTCCCAATCGTTTTATTTCGACAACGAACTAGGGCAGCATAAGGTCTATCTGAACGATACAACGCTCTATGGAAATCTGGTTACCAATGGCGAATACCTGGAGTTTATAGAAGCTGGTGGCTATACGGATTTCCGCCATTGGCTGTCGGATGGTTGGGCGTGGGTACAAGCTAATGCTATAAAGGCTCCTTTATATTGGCACCAGATTGATGGCGAGTGGTGGAATTATACATTCGACGGATTAACGCCGATTGATTTGGCTGTTCCGGTTTGCCACGTGAGTCAATATGAAGCCGATGCTTACGCCCGCTGGAAAGGAACGCGTTTGCCTACTGAATTTGAATGGGAAGTGGCCGCCGTGGATTCGTCAGCCGTGGGCTCGGGCACAGTACAGACAACTAGTCGTCAACTTAACTGGGGGACTCGTTGGGAGTGGACCAATTCGGCCTATTTGCCTTACCCCGGTTTTATAACGGCAGCAGGTGCCGTAGGTGAATACAATGGTAAATTTATGAGTGGCCAAATCGTTCTGCGTGGGGCTTCGGTAGCTACTCCCGAAGGTCATTCGCGGCCGACTTATCGCAATTTTTTTCAACCAGACAAACGATGGCAGTATACGGGAATACGCTTGGTGGAGCGGGCATAG
- a CDS encoding ChaN family lipoprotein — MRYLVPLLCCLAIAFRADKPAYRLYTPNLKSTTYAKLLRQAVEADVVLFGELHNDPICHWLEFQLTKDLQAAKKGNLILGAEMFEADNQTALTDYVQGKTTAKELATQARLWSNFNTDYKPIADFAREEHIPFIATNVPRRYARLVSRQGLAALDTVSAEAKTQMAPLPLTVDLTLPGYKGMMDMMGGSSSPGSTTSAANTNPHGMTSDMTANFARAQAIKDATMAHFILQNRKPGQTLLHFNGDYHSKNFEGIVWYLRKQQPTLKILTISSVEIPDIDKPASENRNLADFVIAIPADMTKTY, encoded by the coding sequence ATGCGCTACCTAGTACCACTACTTTGCTGTCTGGCCATTGCCTTCCGCGCCGATAAACCGGCCTACCGATTATATACTCCCAATTTAAAATCCACAACCTACGCCAAACTACTTCGCCAAGCCGTAGAAGCTGACGTTGTGCTGTTTGGCGAATTGCACAACGACCCCATTTGCCACTGGCTCGAATTCCAATTAACCAAAGATTTGCAGGCAGCCAAAAAAGGCAATCTAATACTTGGTGCCGAGATGTTCGAAGCAGACAATCAAACCGCGCTCACCGACTATGTTCAGGGTAAAACAACGGCCAAAGAATTAGCTACGCAAGCCCGCTTATGGTCTAATTTCAATACCGATTACAAACCCATTGCCGATTTTGCCCGCGAGGAGCATATCCCATTTATAGCCACGAATGTACCCCGCCGATATGCCCGACTAGTATCGAGACAGGGATTAGCCGCGCTCGATACGGTTTCTGCCGAAGCAAAAACCCAGATGGCTCCGTTACCCCTCACCGTCGATTTAACGCTCCCAGGCTATAAAGGCATGATGGATATGATGGGTGGAAGTTCCTCACCCGGCAGCACTACCAGTGCCGCCAACACCAATCCGCATGGAATGACGAGCGATATGACGGCCAACTTCGCCCGCGCCCAGGCCATTAAAGACGCAACGATGGCCCATTTCATTCTGCAAAACCGGAAACCCGGTCAGACATTACTGCATTTTAACGGCGATTATCATTCTAAAAATTTCGAGGGAATTGTGTGGTACCTGCGTAAGCAACAACCTACACTCAAAATCCTAACGATTTCCTCAGTTGAGATACCCGACATCGACAAACCTGCGAGCGAGAATCGGAATCTTGCCGACTTTGTCATCGCTATCCCCGCCGATATGACGAAAACGTATTAA
- a CDS encoding UBP-type zinc finger domain-containing protein gives MIRPTICEHLSALTEIRTAREYVCEECIKTGDSWVHLRTCQTCGTTLCCDSSPNKHATKHFLVSEHPVVVSSEPGERWLWCFVDEQMVNY, from the coding sequence ATGATTAGACCAACTATTTGCGAACACCTGTCTGCTTTGACAGAAATCCGTACGGCTCGTGAGTACGTATGTGAAGAGTGCATTAAAACTGGCGATTCGTGGGTGCATTTGCGTACCTGCCAGACCTGCGGTACAACACTCTGCTGCGATTCTTCGCCCAATAAACATGCTACAAAGCATTTTCTGGTCAGTGAGCACCCTGTTGTGGTCTCGTCTGAGCCGGGCGAACGATGGTTGTGGTGTTTTGTAGATGAACAAATGGTAAATTATTAA